The genomic interval tccaattcccagcaaccacatggtggctcacaaccacaatgAGATCTatatgatctgatgccctctcctggtggaCATGAAGTCACAGCCATCATATACCTAAAGTAAGTCATTTTCAAAATGCCTTCTTGAACCAGTGGTTTTGCCTGCTTTATCCCaacactctgtctgtctgtctgtctgtctgtctgtctgtctgtccatctgtccttctgtagtttgtttatttgtttttgttttctgagacagagtttctttgtgtagccctggctgtcctggactagGCTCACAttacagactaggctggcctagaactcagagatctcactgcctttgcctccccagtgctggactTAAAGGCGAGAGTCCCCATGTCCTGCTAACCTGCTGTATTTTCTTTGGCACAGACATAACATAGGCTGCAGACTCACAGCTACAGGCTGGAGAGAAGCcctggggaggtggtttctgttgTTGTAGGCTTTTGTTGTTTCCAACCTAACGCTTTTTCCAGGCACCACAGAGAGTGTCTACCACAAGTAGGGGCTGAATGGATCCTCATAGAACAAATgaagatgttttgttttgctataaagatttatttatttttattttatatgtatgagtgttttgcctgcataactgtgcattgtatgtgtgcaggacccatggaggccagacaagggagtctggtcctctggaactggagttaagggtgtgtgtgcaagccaccatgtgggtgctgggaattgaacgtgggtcctctgggagagaagccactgctcttaacccgGGAGCAGTCTCTGCAGCCCTCAAATGAAGATGTTTGTCACAAGCCAGTCCACCTCCCAGGAAGGTGTTGGCCAAACCTTCTCCTAAGCAGAGAACTTTGGGGAACTTGGAGATGTTCAACATATAAAGGGATTCTCAGGCTGAAGTTTGATACCTGGAATCCCCACAGCAGAAGGAAAGAGCTGGTTTCCAAAAGGTATCCTCTAACTTGGAAAAGCACCAAGAAATAACTGGAAAGAAAgtggggtttggtttttgttttgtttgttttttttagactGGGTCTCTCTGTATACCCCTCACTATCCcggaacttgctatgtacaccaggctggccttgaactcacaaagatccacctacctctggcTCCTAAACACAAGGAATAAAGGTGAGCACATTCGTGCCACACACCAttgtttctttaaggaatttgggAGCCAGCCAAGAAGGCTTTCACCTATAATGCCAGAACgatggaggctggaagagaaGTCTCAGACAATTCTGAGTTAGATTCTAACTCAAGACAAATTGGAGCGATTTGGGGTCAACTTTGCCACAGCCATAACTACAATACATGCTCTCAGTCAAGCAAAGTAGAGAGCCACACTTCTGAGCACAGAGATTTTATCAGCATTATGCCCAATAGGTCCAGTCTTCCCTGTGCCCCAGGCAGGTATCTGCCAGAGGACCCAACAAGGATCTGAGCCAGTGCCCCGAAGCTGCCCCAGCCTGGAGCTTCCTGTGGGAAACCTCCTGACGAACCTTGCCCAGGTGACCTGAACTCTGTCACTTTCTCTTTCCCTGCAGTGTCTCACCTGCTCTCACCACGCCCTGCTCTGGGCTTCCCCAGCCTGGGCTCCCCTAGTGGCAGCTATCAACCTGTTACCTTATTTTCACTTTTCCTACATCAGCTGGGGCTGCCCATCAGGCCTGGTTAAAAGCATGGAGCACGGATGGCAGTGCACTCCAGAAGCAACCAGAAACTCAACGCCTCAGTCGCCACACAGCAACAAGCTGAGAGCCACAGGGGAGGATCCAGGCCAGAGACACCAAGCAAGACCCAGGGACAGCCTCCAGAAAGACTTGAGTCCCCATCTCCTCACAGACTTGGGAGAGCAACATGAAGCCAGGTGAGTCCCGAGaatggtgtgtgggtgtgtgtcccCAGAGCCCCCTTGCTACATACACATCTCACTCTGTCCTTCTGTGACACAGAAACAGCCAGGGGCCAcatgctcctcctgctgctgctgctggccgcGGTGCTGACAAGAACCCAAGCTGACCCTGTCCCCAGGGCCACCAGGAGCCCAATGGAAGCAAAGGATTGCCACATTGCCCAGTTCAAGTCTCTGTCCCCACAAGAGCTGCAGGCCTTCAAAAGGGCCAGGGATGCCATTGTGAGTCTCCCTCTGCCCTCCTGTGTGGGCTAGCCTCCTCCACCCCACTCTTTCTGGGTTTCATCCCTTAAACTAACTGGGATGAAGTCTCCACACGTTCTGCAGTAGGCTGACTTCACTCCTGCTATAGTGGGCTATCTCAGCCCTCTGGCTGAAGTCATCCTTGTTGTAGTGAGCTAGTCTCCACCCTTCCTTGGCTGAGGACAGAAAACACACACGTTCTGTAATATTCTCAGCCCCACCATTCCTACAGGAGGCTAATTTCCACTCTTTCTTCCGTGAGCTAACCCCAGACCCTCTCTACCCTTCCCAAATTGGGCTATCTCCTGCTCACTCATAGTGCAGTGGCTATCTAGTATCCACTGCTGTGGAGGAACCTCTGTCTTTCTGGCAGTGGACATCTTTGCTGTGGTGACCCACCCCAGCCCCATGGCAGTGGTCTAACCTTCACCCTCCTATGTAGGCTAACCTGTGCCTTTGCTCTCCAGGAAGAGAGGCTGCTCCAGAAGGATGTGAAGTGCAGTTCCCGCCTCTTCCCCAGGGCCTGGGACCTGAAGCAGCTGCAGGTGAGTGGGGCTGGACTCAGCTGCCCACAGAGGCCTGTTCATCTGGCTGCTGTGTGGACCCCCAttccctgcttctcttcctcactAGCAGCCCCATGGCCTGTCCACAGTGTGAGCCCATTGGCCGTGGCTCCTCAGCTGTCCCCTGTCCTCTATGTCTCAGACGTCCCTTGTCCTGTCCACTGCCCTGTCCCCTTCACCTGTCTCCTTTGACCTCCCCACCTGCTCCCTCATGGgttctctcccctgtctccttgcTCAGGTCCAGGAGCGCCCCAAGGCCTTGCAGGCTGAGGTGGCCCTGACACTGAAGGTCTTGGGGAACATGACTGACTCAGGCCTGGCCACCATCCTGGGCCAGCCTCTTCGCACACTGAGCCACATCCACTCCCAGCTGCAGACCTGTGTGAgtcctgggtccctgggtccctgggtccctgggtccctgggtccctgggtccctgggtccctgggtccctgggtccctgggtccctgggtccctgggtccctgggtccctgggtccctgggtccctgggtccctgggtccctgggtccctgggtccctgggtccctgggtccctgggtccctgggtcctcCCCATGGTGCCTCCAGCCACTGGGCTTCCCCTGAGTCCCAGCAGCAGCCTCACAGTCCCCATCCTCTGTCCACAGACACAGCCTCAGCCCACAGCAGAGCCCAGGCCCCAGAGCCGCCGCCTCTCCCGCTGGCTGCACAGGCTCCAGGAGGCTGAGAAGGTGAGTCTGTCAGGGCAGGGGACTGGGGGCTGCAGTGCCTGGGAGCTCTCAGGCATAGCAGCCCCTGAGCCAGCCCTGTCCTTTCAGGAGACTCCTGGCTGCCTGGAGGCCTCTGTCACCCTCAACCTCTTTCGCCTGCTCACCCTGGACCTCAAGTGTGTGGCCAGTGGAGACCAGTGTGTCTGACCTGGAACCCTCCTGCCAACTTCTGGAATTCTTCACTGTGTGGATGCATCAAGACCCCACCTTAATTTATAGCTACTCATgcctttttaaagtatttatttatatgtgtgtgtcccagACTCA from Arvicanthis niloticus isolate mArvNil1 chromosome 1, mArvNil1.pat.X, whole genome shotgun sequence carries:
- the Ifnl3 gene encoding interferon lambda-3 — protein: MLLLLLLLAAVLTRTQADPVPRATRSPMEAKDCHIAQFKSLSPQELQAFKRARDAIEERLLQKDVKCSSRLFPRAWDLKQLQVQERPKALQAEVALTLKVLGNMTDSGLATILGQPLRTLSHIHSQLQTCTQPQPTAEPRPQSRRLSRWLHRLQEAEKETPGCLEASVTLNLFRLLTLDLKCVASGDQCV